The DNA segment GATGAACGACGAGATCGGATACGCCGAGAGCCTGCGCGAACGGGCCTCGCTACTGGAAGGACTGGGCGAGGAGGAGGCGGAGGCCGCCTACGGCGAGGTCCGACTCAGACCGGGCACGGCCGAACTGATCGAGGCGCTCAACGAGGCGGGCGTCCACACCGCCGTCCTCACCGGCGGGTTCAAGCGCGGCGTCGAGCGGGCGCTCGAGCGCGAGGACGTGGCCGTCGACTCGATCATCGCGAACCGCCTGCCCCTCGAGGAGAGCGAGGCCCAGGGGGCCTCGGAGTCGAGCGGGCGACGTCCGCGAGCGCTGACCGGCGCGGTCGAGGGCCCGCTGATCGAGGGGACCAAGGACGACGCGCTCGCGGACTTGGCCGACGCACAGGGCATCGTGATGGCCGAGACCGTCGCCGTCGGCGACGGCGCGAACGACCTCCCGATGCTGCAGGTCGCGGGACTCGCCGTCGGTTTCCTCCCGAAGCCCGCCGTCGAGCCCCACTGCGACGACGTAGTCGAGGACATGGCGGAACTCCGGAAGCTGTTCGAGGATCGGGGAATCCTCGCGTAACCCTTCCCCGTGGCTCGCCCGACGCCCGAAATTTTCGAGTTGTTGTGGATGAAAGTATATGCCCGCTCGACGGCGAACGGGGGTATGATCTGGCAGGACCTCGTCTTTCTGATCGGCAGCGCGCTCTCGATCGTCTTCCTGGCGCCGACGCTTCGCGACTCCGACGCACGGGTGCCGCTCGCGACCAGCGTGCCCTCGATGGTGATCGGGCTCATCTACGGCGCGACGTTCGCGTCGCTTGGTATGGGTCTCTCGGCGGTGGGGTCGGCGGCGGCGCTGATGTGGCTGCTGATCGGGCTGTTGCGCTCGCCGCCCTCGTCGGAAACGGTATCGAACCGACGGGGCCGCACGGCGCTGTTCGCCGACGACCTGCATCGATGGTGTCGGCGTAGGCTCGTCCGACGCGACGTCGGCGGCCGATACGTGTACGAACCGTAACGCAGTAGTCCCCCTCGTCCGTCGGTTCTACCGTTCATGACTCCTACACTGCTTCACACGGGCGTCGGTCACCCCGATCTTGCACTACTCGTCCTGACGGCGATCCTCTCGTTCGCCGCCGGGACCGGTATGGGCGCGTACGCGGCACTCAAGGGGAAGCTGTCGAAGCTGACCGGCGAGCCGACCGAGAACTGAGTCGCTACCGGGGAAAGAGGCTCGCGTGGACCGGCGCGAAGTCGACGTCCACGCCGTCGTCCTCCGCGGTGTCGGTGATCGCTCGTCCCGCCAGTCCCTCGTCGAGGAAGTCCGCGAGCGGCGGGCCGACCTTCTCGGGCTCGACGAGGAAGGCGTCGTGGCCGTGGTCCGACTCGACGACGTGGTGGGCGACGTCGCCGTCGCCCGCGCGAAACGCCCGTGCGAGGGTTTCCGACTGTTCGACGGTGAAGTGCCAGTCGCCGGTGAAACTCATTAGG comes from the Halalkalicoccus sp. CG83 genome and includes:
- the serB gene encoding phosphoserine phosphatase SerB, which translates into the protein MTLVAFDFDGTLSDSEMTVLLGERLGVADEMAEITERAMNDEIGYAESLRERASLLEGLGEEEAEAAYGEVRLRPGTAELIEALNEAGVHTAVLTGGFKRGVERALEREDVAVDSIIANRLPLEESEAQGASESSGRRPRALTGAVEGPLIEGTKDDALADLADAQGIVMAETVAVGDGANDLPMLQVAGLAVGFLPKPAVEPHCDDVVEDMAELRKLFEDRGILA